The following are encoded together in the Citrobacter arsenatis genome:
- the rep gene encoding DNA helicase Rep, whose product MRLNPGQQQAVEFVTGPCLVLAGAGSGKTRVITNKIAHLIRECGYQARHIAAVTFTNKAAREMKERVAQTLGRKEARGLMISTFHTLGLDVIKREYAALGMKSNFSLFDDTDQVALLKELTEGLIEDDKLILQQLISTISNWKNDLMTPAQAAASAKGERDRIFAHCYGLYDAHMKACNVLDFDDLILLPTLLLQRNEEVRERWQNRIRYLLVDEYQDTNTSQYELVKLLVGKRARFTVVGDDDQSIYSWRGARPQNLVLLSKDFPALQVVKLEQNYRSSGRILKAANILIANNPHVFEKRLFSELGYGAELKVLSANNEEHEAERVTGELIAHHFVNKTQYKDYAILYRGNHQSRVFEKFLMQNRIPYKISGGTSFFSRPEIKDLLAYLRVLSNPDDDSAFLRIVNTPKREIGPATLQKLGEWAMTRNKSLFTASFDMGLSQTLTGRGYDSLTRFTHWLGEIQRLAEREPVAAVRDLIHGIDYESWLYETSPSPKAAEMRMKNVNTLFSWMTEMLEGSELEEPMTLTQVVTRFTLRDMMERGESEEELDQVQLMTLHASKGLEFPYVFMVGMEEGFLPHQSSIDEDNIDEERRLAYVGITRAQKELIFTLCKERRQYGELVRPEPSRFLLELPQDDVIWEQERKVVSAEERMQKGQASIANIRAMMAKAKEK is encoded by the coding sequence ATGCGTTTGAACCCCGGACAACAACAAGCCGTCGAATTCGTCACCGGACCCTGCCTGGTGCTGGCGGGTGCGGGTTCCGGCAAAACGCGTGTTATCACTAACAAAATTGCCCATCTGATCCGTGAATGTGGCTATCAGGCACGACATATTGCAGCCGTAACCTTTACCAATAAGGCTGCGCGTGAGATGAAGGAGCGCGTGGCGCAAACGCTGGGTCGTAAAGAAGCTCGTGGGTTGATGATCTCCACTTTCCACACACTGGGGCTGGATGTCATTAAGCGTGAGTATGCGGCGCTGGGGATGAAGTCGAACTTCTCGCTGTTTGATGATACCGATCAGGTGGCCCTGCTTAAGGAGCTGACCGAAGGGCTAATTGAAGACGATAAACTTATCCTTCAACAGCTGATCTCGACGATCTCCAACTGGAAAAACGATCTGATGACCCCGGCGCAGGCTGCGGCCAGCGCAAAGGGTGAGCGCGATCGTATTTTTGCCCACTGCTATGGTCTGTATGACGCGCATATGAAGGCGTGTAACGTCCTTGATTTTGACGATCTGATTCTTCTCCCCACGCTGTTATTGCAGCGTAATGAAGAAGTGCGTGAGCGCTGGCAAAATCGAATCCGCTACCTGCTGGTGGATGAATATCAGGATACCAACACCAGCCAGTACGAGCTGGTGAAGTTGCTGGTGGGGAAACGTGCGCGCTTTACCGTCGTGGGTGATGACGATCAGTCGATCTACTCCTGGCGCGGTGCGCGTCCGCAGAACCTGGTGCTGCTAAGCAAAGATTTTCCGGCGCTGCAGGTGGTGAAACTGGAGCAAAACTATCGTTCATCAGGGCGTATCCTGAAGGCGGCGAACATCCTCATTGCGAATAACCCGCACGTCTTTGAAAAGCGCCTGTTCTCTGAACTGGGCTACGGCGCTGAGCTGAAGGTGCTGAGCGCGAATAATGAAGAACACGAAGCGGAACGCGTGACCGGGGAATTAATTGCTCATCACTTTGTGAACAAGACGCAATATAAAGACTACGCCATCCTCTATCGTGGCAACCATCAGTCGCGCGTGTTCGAAAAGTTTCTGATGCAGAACCGCATCCCGTACAAAATTTCCGGCGGCACGTCGTTCTTCTCGCGTCCGGAGATTAAAGATCTGCTGGCCTACCTGCGCGTGCTGAGCAACCCGGATGATGACAGCGCATTTTTGCGCATCGTAAACACGCCAAAGCGTGAAATCGGTCCAGCCACGCTGCAAAAGCTGGGGGAATGGGCGATGACGCGTAATAAAAGCCTGTTTACCGCCAGCTTTGATATGGGGCTTAGCCAGACGCTGACCGGGCGCGGGTATGATTCACTGACCCGCTTTACCCACTGGTTGGGTGAAATTCAACGCCTGGCGGAGCGCGAACCAGTTGCCGCCGTACGCGATCTGATCCATGGCATTGATTACGAATCCTGGCTGTATGAAACCTCGCCGAGTCCGAAAGCGGCTGAAATGCGTATGAAAAACGTCAACACGCTGTTCAGCTGGATGACGGAGATGCTGGAAGGCAGTGAACTGGAAGAGCCAATGACCCTGACTCAGGTCGTTACCCGCTTTACCCTGCGCGACATGATGGAGCGCGGAGAGAGCGAAGAAGAGCTGGATCAGGTACAGTTGATGACGCTGCACGCTTCAAAAGGGCTGGAGTTTCCTTACGTGTTTATGGTGGGAATGGAAGAAGGATTTTTGCCGCACCAGAGCAGTATTGATGAAGACAATATCGATGAAGAGCGCCGCCTGGCTTACGTCGGGATTACGCGTGCGCAGAAAGAACTTATCTTCACGTTGTGTAAAGAGCGCCGCCAGTACGGTGAGCTGGTGCGACCAGAACCGAGCCGTTTCCTGTTGGAACTGCCACAGGATGACGTCATCTGGGAACAGGAGCGTAAAGTGGTGAGCGCCGAGGAGCGGATGCAAAAAGGGCAGGCCAGCATCGCTAATATTCGGGCTATGATGGCGAAAGCCAAAGAGAAGTAA
- the ilvY gene encoding HTH-type transcriptional activator IlvY: MDLRDLKMFLHLAESCHFGRSARAMHVSPSTLSRQIQRLEEDLGQPLFVRDNRTVTLTEAGEELRVFAQQTLLQYQQLRHTLDQQGPSLSGELHIFCSVTAAYSHLPPILDRFRAEHPSVEIKLTTGDAADAMDKVVTGEADLAIAGKPETLPGAVAFSMLENLTVVLIAPALPCPVRNQVSVEKPDWSTVPFIMADQGPVRRRIELWFRRHKISNPSIYATVGGHEAMVSMVALGCGVALLPEVVLENSPEPVRNRVMILERSDEKTPFELGVCAPKKRLHEPLIDAFWKIVLERKSAE, encoded by the coding sequence GTGGATTTACGCGATCTGAAAATGTTCCTGCATCTGGCGGAAAGCTGCCACTTTGGCCGCAGCGCGCGGGCGATGCACGTCAGTCCCTCCACGCTCTCCAGGCAGATTCAGCGCCTGGAAGAAGATCTCGGACAGCCGCTTTTTGTACGCGATAACCGTACCGTCACGCTGACCGAAGCGGGTGAAGAGCTGCGGGTATTTGCCCAACAGACGCTGTTGCAGTATCAGCAGTTGCGCCACACCCTCGATCAGCAGGGACCGTCGCTGTCGGGCGAACTGCATATTTTCTGCTCGGTGACCGCTGCCTACAGCCACCTGCCGCCGATTCTTGACCGTTTCCGCGCCGAGCACCCGTCGGTGGAAATTAAGCTCACCACCGGCGACGCCGCCGATGCGATGGACAAAGTGGTCACCGGTGAGGCCGATCTGGCGATTGCTGGTAAGCCCGAAACGCTGCCCGGCGCGGTGGCGTTTTCGATGCTGGAGAATCTGACGGTGGTGCTGATCGCCCCTGCGCTACCCTGCCCAGTACGTAATCAGGTTTCGGTCGAAAAGCCGGACTGGTCGACGGTGCCGTTTATCATGGCCGATCAGGGTCCGGTACGCCGCCGCATCGAGCTGTGGTTCCGTCGTCACAAAATCAGCAACCCATCGATTTACGCCACTGTGGGTGGCCACGAAGCGATGGTTTCAATGGTGGCGCTGGGCTGCGGCGTAGCGCTGCTGCCGGAAGTGGTGCTGGAAAATAGCCCGGAGCCGGTACGTAATCGCGTGATGATTTTAGAGCGCAGTGACGAAAAAACACCGTTCGAGCTGGGCGTCTGCGCGCCGAAAAAGCGGCTGCATGAACCGCTGATCGATGCGTTCTGGAAGATTGTTCTGGAACGTAAATCCGCCGAGTAG
- the gppA gene encoding guanosine-5'-triphosphate,3'-diphosphate diphosphatase translates to MLTTTSLYAAIDLGSNSFHMLVVREVAGSIQTLTRIKRKVRLAAGLNGDNVLSAEAMERGWQCLRLFAERLQDIPQPQIRVVATATLRIAVNANEFIAKAQEILGCPVQVISGEEEARLIYQGVAHTTGGADQRLVVDIGGASTELVTGSGAQTTSLFSLSMGCVTWLERYFTDRNLAQENFDEAEKAAREVLRPVADKLRFHGWKVCVGASGTVQALQEIMMAQGMDERITLAKLQQLKQRAIHCGRLEELEIEGLTLERALVFPSGLAILLAIFTELNIQCMTLAGGALREGLVYGMLHLPVDQDIRSRTLRNIQRRFMVDTDQANRVAQLAVHLFDQVKDEWHLEAISRELLQSACQLHEIGLSVEYKQAPLHAAWLVRNLDLPGFTPAQKKLLATLLLNQTNPVDLSSLHQQNAVPPRIAEHLCRLLRLAIIFAARRRDDLVPHITLQAQDENLTLTLPEGWLEHHPLGTELIDQEIQWQSYVHWPLEVR, encoded by the coding sequence ATGCTCACAACCACTTCGCTGTACGCCGCAATCGATTTAGGCTCGAATAGTTTTCATATGCTGGTTGTACGCGAGGTGGCGGGTAGCATTCAGACGCTTACGCGTATTAAACGCAAGGTGCGTCTGGCCGCTGGCCTCAACGGCGACAACGTTCTTTCCGCTGAGGCTATGGAGCGCGGCTGGCAATGTCTGCGTCTGTTTGCTGAACGTCTGCAGGATATCCCTCAGCCGCAAATCCGTGTGGTTGCAACTGCAACATTACGCATCGCGGTAAACGCCAATGAGTTTATCGCCAAAGCGCAAGAGATCCTCGGCTGCCCTGTCCAGGTCATTAGCGGTGAAGAAGAAGCGCGTCTGATTTATCAAGGTGTTGCCCACACCACCGGCGGTGCCGATCAGCGTCTGGTCGTCGACATTGGCGGGGCCAGCACTGAACTGGTTACCGGTTCCGGTGCGCAAACCACCTCTCTGTTTAGCCTGTCAATGGGCTGCGTCACCTGGCTCGAACGCTATTTCACCGATCGTAATCTGGCACAGGAAAACTTTGACGAAGCTGAGAAAGCGGCTCGCGAAGTTCTGCGCCCGGTTGCCGACAAACTGCGTTTTCATGGCTGGAAAGTTTGCGTTGGTGCCTCAGGTACCGTCCAGGCGTTGCAGGAAATCATGATGGCACAGGGCATGGATGAGCGCATTACGCTGGCAAAACTTCAGCAGCTTAAGCAGCGCGCCATTCACTGTGGTCGTCTGGAAGAACTGGAAATCGAAGGGTTAACGCTGGAGCGAGCGCTGGTTTTCCCCAGTGGATTGGCCATTCTGCTCGCCATTTTCACCGAACTGAATATTCAATGCATGACCCTGGCAGGCGGCGCACTGCGCGAAGGTCTGGTCTACGGCATGCTGCACCTGCCGGTTGATCAGGACATTCGCAGCCGTACGCTGCGTAATATTCAGCGTCGTTTTATGGTCGACACCGATCAGGCAAACCGCGTCGCACAGTTGGCTGTACATTTATTCGATCAGGTGAAAGATGAGTGGCATCTTGAAGCCATTAGCCGTGAACTGCTGCAAAGTGCCTGTCAGCTGCATGAAATTGGGCTGAGCGTAGAGTATAAGCAGGCACCGTTGCATGCCGCCTGGCTGGTACGTAATCTCGATCTCCCGGGCTTTACTCCCGCGCAGAAAAAACTGTTAGCCACGCTGTTGCTCAACCAGACCAATCCGGTCGATCTCTCTTCGCTCCACCAGCAAAACGCTGTGCCCCCGCGCATCGCGGAGCACCTTTGCCGTTTACTGCGCCTGGCAATCATCTTCGCCGCTCGCCGTCGCGATGATTTAGTGCCGCATATCACCCTGCAAGCTCAGGATGAGAATCTGACGCTAACGCTGCCGGAAGGCTGGCTGGAACATCATCCATTAGGTACAGAGTTGATCGATCAGGAAATCCAGTGGCAAAGCTATGTCCACTGGCCGCTGGAAGTGCGTTAG
- the rhlB gene encoding ATP-dependent RNA helicase RhlB produces the protein MSKTHLTEQKFSDFALHPKVIEALENKGFHNCTPIQALALPLTLAGRDVAGQAQTGTGKTMAFLTSTFHYLLSHPAIADRKVNQPRALIMAPTRELAVQIHADAEPLAQTTGLKLGLAYGGDGYDKQLKVLESGVDILIGTTGRLIDYAKQNHINLGAIQVVVLDEADRMYDLGFIKDIRWLFRRMPPTTQRLNMLFSATLSYRVRELAFEQMNNAEYVEVEPEQKTGHRIKEELFYPSNEEKMRLLQTLIEEEWPDRAIVFANTKHRCEDIWGNLAADGHRVGLLTGDVAQKKRLRILDEFTRGDLDILVATDVAARGLHIPAVTHVFNYDLPDDCEDYVHRIGRTGRAGASGHSISLACEEYALNLPAIETYIGHSIPVSKYNPDALMTDLPKPLRLTRPRTGNGPRRTGGAPRNRRRSG, from the coding sequence ATGAGCAAAACACATTTAACAGAACAGAAGTTTTCCGACTTCGCCCTGCACCCAAAGGTGATAGAAGCCCTTGAAAATAAAGGCTTTCATAACTGCACGCCCATTCAGGCCCTCGCGCTGCCGCTAACGCTGGCAGGTCGTGATGTTGCAGGGCAGGCGCAAACCGGTACCGGAAAAACGATGGCGTTCCTTACGTCAACGTTTCATTATCTTCTCTCTCATCCCGCGATTGCCGATCGCAAGGTGAACCAACCGCGTGCGTTAATTATGGCGCCAACGCGTGAGTTAGCCGTGCAGATCCACGCCGACGCCGAGCCGCTGGCACAGACTACCGGTCTGAAATTAGGCCTGGCTTATGGCGGCGACGGTTATGACAAACAGCTGAAAGTGCTGGAAAGCGGCGTCGATATTCTTATCGGCACAACTGGTCGTCTCATCGACTATGCAAAACAGAACCACATTAACCTGGGCGCGATTCAGGTCGTGGTGCTGGATGAAGCCGATCGTATGTACGATCTGGGCTTTATTAAAGATATCCGTTGGCTGTTCCGTCGTATGCCGCCAACCACACAACGTCTGAACATGTTGTTTTCTGCAACCCTCTCTTACCGCGTTCGCGAACTGGCGTTCGAACAGATGAACAACGCCGAGTATGTAGAAGTTGAACCGGAACAGAAGACAGGTCACCGTATTAAAGAAGAACTCTTCTATCCTTCCAACGAAGAGAAAATGCGTTTGCTGCAAACGCTGATTGAAGAAGAGTGGCCAGATCGCGCCATCGTCTTTGCTAACACCAAGCATCGTTGTGAAGATATCTGGGGCAACCTTGCCGCTGACGGTCATCGCGTCGGTCTGCTGACCGGTGACGTGGCGCAGAAAAAACGTCTGCGTATTCTGGATGAATTCACCCGTGGCGATCTCGACATTCTCGTTGCGACGGATGTCGCCGCACGTGGTCTACATATCCCAGCCGTAACGCACGTATTTAACTATGACCTGCCGGATGATTGTGAAGATTACGTTCACCGTATCGGTCGTACCGGACGCGCAGGTGCAAGCGGTCACTCTATCAGCCTTGCCTGTGAAGAATACGCGCTGAATTTACCCGCAATCGAGACCTATATCGGCCACTCAATCCCGGTCAGCAAGTACAACCCGGATGCGCTGATGACCGATCTGCCGAAGCCGTTACGCTTAACGCGTCCACGCACAGGCAATGGCCCACGCCGTACCGGTGGTGCTCCGCGTAATCGTCGTCGTTCAGGTTAA
- the trxA gene encoding thioredoxin TrxA has translation MSDKIIHLTDDSFDTDVLKADGAILVDFWAEWCGPCKMIAPILDEIADEYQGKLTVAKLNIDQNPGTAPKYGIRGIPTLLLFKNGEVAATKVGALSKGQLKEFLDANLA, from the coding sequence ATGAGCGATAAAATTATTCACCTGACTGACGACAGTTTTGACACGGATGTACTCAAAGCGGACGGAGCTATCCTCGTTGATTTCTGGGCAGAGTGGTGCGGTCCGTGCAAAATGATCGCTCCGATTCTGGATGAAATCGCTGACGAATATCAGGGCAAATTGACGGTTGCTAAACTGAATATTGACCAAAACCCAGGCACCGCGCCGAAGTATGGTATCCGTGGCATCCCGACCCTGCTGCTGTTTAAAAACGGCGAAGTTGCGGCGACTAAAGTCGGCGCGCTGTCCAAAGGTCAGTTGAAAGAATTCCTCGACGCTAATTTAGCGTAA
- a CDS encoding rho operon leader peptide, protein MLPVVSRARSGQISGLSFNPSCRFSSAYFPVTRQRTDMS, encoded by the coding sequence ATACTTCCCGTAGTTTCTCGCGCGAGAAGTGGACAGATTTCTGGCTTATCATTCAATCCGTCTTGTCGTTTCAGTTCTGCGTACTTTCCCGTGACCAGACAGCGAACAGACATGAGTTGA
- the ppiC gene encoding peptidylprolyl isomerase PpiC, with translation MAKTAAAVHILVKEEKLALDLLEQIKNGADFGKLAKKHSICPSGKRGGDLGEFRQGQMVPAFDKVVFSCPVLEPTGPLHTQFGYHIIKVLYRN, from the coding sequence ATGGCAAAAACAGCAGCAGCAGTGCATATCCTTGTTAAAGAAGAGAAACTGGCACTGGATCTTCTGGAACAGATTAAAAACGGCGCCGACTTCGGCAAGCTGGCGAAGAAACACTCCATCTGCCCGTCGGGCAAACGCGGCGGTGATTTAGGAGAATTCCGTCAGGGCCAGATGGTTCCGGCGTTCGACAAAGTGGTCTTCTCCTGCCCAGTGCTGGAGCCAACCGGCCCGCTGCACACTCAGTTCGGCTACCACATCATTAAAGTGCTGTACCGCAACTAA
- the ilvC gene encoding ketol-acid reductoisomerase: MANYFNTLNLRQQLAQLGKCRFMGRDEFADGASYLQGKKVVIVGCGAQGLNQGLNMRDSGLDISYALRKEAIAEKRASWRKATENGFKVGTYEELIPQADLVVNLTPDKQHSDVVRSVQPLMKDGAALGYSHGFNIVEVGEQIRKDITVVMVAPKCPGTEVREEYKRGFGVPTLIAVHPENDPKGEGMAIAKAWAAATGGHRAGVLESSFVAEVKSDLMGEQTILCGMLQAGSLLCFDKLVAEGTDPAYAEKLIQFGWETITEALKQGGITLMMDRLSNPAKLRAYALSEQLKEIMAPLFQKHMDDIISGEFSSGMMADWANDDKKLLTWREETGKTAFETAPQFEGKIGEQEYFDKGVLMIAMVKAGVELAFETMVDSGIIEESAYYESLHELPLIANTIARKRLYEMNVVISDTAEYGNYLFSYACVPLLKEFMTEIQPGDLGTAIAEGAVDNAQLRDVNDAIRGHAIEKVGQKLRGYMTDMKRIAVAG; encoded by the coding sequence ATGGCTAACTACTTTAATACACTGAATCTGCGCCAGCAGCTGGCACAGCTGGGTAAATGTCGCTTTATGGGCCGCGACGAATTCGCCGATGGCGCGAGCTACCTTCAGGGTAAAAAAGTGGTCATCGTCGGCTGTGGTGCCCAGGGTTTGAACCAGGGTCTGAACATGCGTGACTCCGGTCTGGATATCTCCTACGCACTGCGTAAAGAAGCGATCGCTGAGAAACGTGCTTCATGGCGTAAAGCGACCGAAAACGGCTTTAAAGTAGGTACCTACGAAGAGCTGATCCCGCAGGCTGACCTGGTAGTTAACCTGACGCCAGACAAGCAGCACTCCGACGTTGTTCGTTCCGTACAGCCGCTGATGAAAGACGGCGCGGCGCTGGGTTATTCCCACGGTTTCAACATCGTTGAAGTGGGCGAGCAGATCCGTAAAGACATTACCGTAGTGATGGTGGCACCGAAGTGTCCGGGTACCGAAGTGCGTGAAGAGTACAAACGTGGTTTCGGCGTACCGACGCTGATCGCGGTTCACCCGGAAAACGATCCAAAAGGCGAAGGCATGGCCATCGCTAAAGCCTGGGCAGCGGCAACTGGCGGTCACCGTGCTGGCGTACTGGAATCCTCCTTCGTGGCAGAAGTGAAATCTGACCTGATGGGCGAACAGACTATCCTGTGCGGTATGCTGCAGGCCGGTTCTCTGCTGTGCTTCGACAAGCTGGTGGCAGAAGGTACCGACCCGGCTTACGCAGAAAAACTGATTCAGTTTGGCTGGGAAACCATCACCGAAGCGCTGAAGCAGGGCGGCATCACCCTGATGATGGACCGTTTGTCTAACCCGGCGAAACTGCGTGCTTATGCACTGTCCGAACAGCTGAAAGAGATCATGGCGCCGCTGTTCCAGAAACACATGGACGACATCATCTCCGGTGAATTCTCTTCCGGCATGATGGCTGACTGGGCGAATGACGATAAGAAACTGCTGACCTGGCGTGAAGAGACCGGTAAAACCGCGTTCGAAACCGCACCGCAGTTTGAAGGTAAAATCGGCGAGCAGGAGTACTTCGATAAAGGCGTTCTGATGATTGCGATGGTGAAAGCGGGCGTTGAGCTGGCGTTCGAAACCATGGTGGATTCCGGCATCATCGAAGAGTCTGCTTACTACGAATCACTGCACGAACTGCCGCTGATCGCCAACACCATCGCCCGTAAGCGTCTGTACGAAATGAACGTGGTTATCTCCGATACCGCAGAATACGGTAACTATCTGTTCTCTTACGCTTGCGTACCGCTGCTGAAAGAGTTCATGACTGAAATCCAACCGGGTGACCTGGGCACAGCGATTGCCGAAGGCGCAGTAGACAACGCGCAACTGCGCGACGTGAACGATGCGATTCGTGGTCATGCTATCGAAAAAGTGGGCCAGAAACTGCGTGGCTATATGACCGATATGAAGCGTATTGCGGTCGCAGGCTAA